Within Vicia villosa cultivar HV-30 ecotype Madison, WI linkage group LG1, Vvil1.0, whole genome shotgun sequence, the genomic segment GGTCGTCTATTTATGTTGATAATGCACTCATGGATATGTACGCAACTTGCTGTGATAACATGGATAATGCTCTACATGTTTTTGAGGATATCATAATAAAAAATGATGTCACTTGGACTACTTTGATCACTGGATATACTCATAGACGTGATTCCTTTGGCGGCCTTCGAGTTTTTCGCCAAATGTTTATGGTAAGCTTCTGTTTTATATCCCTATTTCCTTGTTGTATAGATAATTGATTTTTTGAGTGATTGATGAAAGAATGAAAGTAAAGTAATCATTGGTATTATCATGTGAGTTGAAACCTGTTTAACATCGTTTATTTTTTGCGGCAAACAGGAGGGAGGAGAACTTAGTCCCTTCAGCTTTTCAATTGCAGTTAGTGCTTGTGCGTCAATTGGCTCAAGTAATTTGGGTAAGCAGGTGCATGCTGCAGTGATTAATCATGGATTTGAGTCCAATCTTCCTGTCATGAATTCCATACTTGACATGTATTGCAGGTGCCGTTGCGCATCTGAGGCAAAACAAGTATTCAGTGAAATGACTCAGAAAGATACGATCACGTGGAACACTTTGATAGCTGGATTTCAAACACTGGATTCTAAAGAGTCTCTCTGCATATTTTCACAAATGGTGTCCGAAGGGGTTAGTCCAAATTGCTTCACATTTACTAGTGTTATAGCTGCATGTGCAAACTTAGCAATTTTGTATTGCGGGCAACAGCTTCATGGTGGAATCTTTCATAGAGGCCTCGATAACAACTTGGAATTATCCAATGCCCTTATAGATATGTATGCTAAGTGTGGAAATGTAGAGGATTCATACAAAATATTTAGTGGAATGCCGCGTACAAATTTGGTCTCATGGACTTCCATGATGATTGGATATGGTGCTCATGGACATGGAAATGAGGCTGTTGAGTTATTCAATAAGATGGTAAGATCAGGTATTAAACCTGATAAGATAGTGTTTATGGCTGTTCTGAGTGCCTGTAGCCACGCCGGATTAGTGGATGAAGGCCTTagatattttaaattaatgaCCAGCTATTATAATGTTGTACCCGATCAAGAGATATATGCGTGTGTGGTGGATTTACTTGGTCGTGCAGGAAGGGTGAAAGAAGCGTATGAACTAATAGAGAATATGCCATTTACGCCAGATGAGTCTATATGGGTAGCCCTTCTTGGAGCTTGTAAAAAACACAATCAACCAAGTATGGTAAAATTAGCAGCTTTGAAGGTTTTGGATATGAAGCCAAATAAGGCGGGAACTTatgttttgttatcaaatatttaTGCTGCTGAAGGTAACTGGGATGATTTTGCCAGTTTGAGGAAGCTTATGAAAAGTACTATAAGTAAGAAAGAGGCGGGGAGGAGCTGGATTGAATTGAAAAATCAGGTTTACAGTTTTTCTGTTGGAGATAGATTGGTTTTTTCGAATGAGGAGGTCTGTGAAGTGCTGGAATTGTTGGTTAAACATATGAAACAAGTAGGGTATGTACTTGATTTATATTGCTTTGTACATGACTTGGAAGATGAGACTTGAATATTTAGAAGCTGAAAATATCATCTTATTTATGAACGCCTGTAGTAGATTCATAAACCAATACAACATGTTATACAAGCATTACTATGTAACATGATACTTCAAACCTGTATAGGCCTCCTGTTAATAAACCAATATAAAAGCATTGATATATACATGTTATTTATTCATGTATATGACTGGGAAGATGACAGTGCGAATTGACCCATCAATACAAACTCAACATACCAATCCCCAAGACGGGATGAGATGTCCAATTGAATATTGTTCAACCCGTCAATTGTCAAGctaatcagaagttgatttcgtctttatctatctatctatatctTTTAACTAAACTTGAGTTTTTGATTGAATTGTGTACTGGTAAAATGTACGCCATTTGTAACCTTGTTGATCATATATCTAGTAAAGCCTCAGTCTTAGAATTTTCAATTGTTCGATCCCTTTTCCTCTGTTACTCCTTGGCTTTTATAACCCTACTATCCCTTTCTCTCTTCTAGCGGTTACAATTATTATATTCATGCTAGTTAATGTTGTTGTCCCTCCATCTGAGCGTAACAACTATTAATTCTTCTTCTCTTGTTTTAACATACAATCACAAAGGCCAATAACATTGTTGCCTCTCTGTATGCCAAACTTATCAAAGTTGCTATTTATGAATGCAGATGGGTTATTGATATCGGGTTTGCATGACACTCTTAACTTAAGTTGACCACAAGATTGGACGAGCTTATTTAGGGAGTATGATTCATTGATGTCGATCTGGTATTCGCCCTTAGTTTAAGTCGACCATGAGTTTGGTGAGCTCGCCACATCGTCAAAATGGCAAACTCTTGTGGTTCTTGCTTGTCCTTGACCCTTTCTCTCCAAGTCTTCTTGAGGCTTTGTGCGTGGAATGCGGAGGTCAATTGATGCAAAGTGGATCTTGAGTAGATATGAATATACCGCTACATAGTCCCGTAAACACAGGGTGTGTAGGGGAAAAGTTCTTTTACTCTTCAAACAATCTCGATAACACCTCATTGCTACTTCCTAATAAGCTTTAACCACACTTACGCACCTGTTGTCCATGGGTATTTCATGGTTTTACCAAGAGTGGAAAAAACCACTTTCAAGACATTGAAGGATGGCCTGACGATAGTAACATTGAATGAGGAATAAGCGTTCCCCCCACATACCTGACTTTTATGGACTTGCCGCTCCCTCTTTTTTCGAATGTTTTTAGGATTGTAATCCCTCGAATGCATCCCAATAGACGACATAGACAGAGATGTTGAGATGCACAACAACCTTCTTGACGCCCTTTTGAGCATTTACAAGTTAATGACCATTAGATtatcctcgtgtggcatgacaactCTAAGTCTCAGCTTGCAAAGCTAATTTTGGGCAAGGAAACATTTGAGTGTTAATATCAATGATGAGTTCTTGAGGTCACTCTTTCCATCAAACGCTACTAGAGATGGTAGTTTGAAGTTGTCAAGGAATGAAATATCCCAAATTTCAGTAGTGAGTGGTTGAGGATCTATGGATTTTTCTTGCTCGTCGATAACCATTGGCGTTTGTTGCTACTGCAGGTCACAAATGTTGTCATGCATCGTTTTAATTTGATGACGTAACTCCTTCATAGCAGCTAACATCTCCGCTTACTGTTGGCTATTGTCATCACCATTGTTAATTAGTGTATCGGCCGACAAGCGAGGGCCGATAAATTCTCAGTTGTATTGTGAATAATTAGTGTATGGATTGCTTGTCTTTTTCTTTCTGTATTGTGTGTATGTATAAGAATATGAACTATTTGCATAATGAAGACTAATTAATATCTATTAATGTTGTTGCTCCCTTGTCTGAGCATGACTCGTTATGACTATTAATCTATCTTGAATTGGTTGTCTACGTAATAAATTTCTTTTACTTAGTTGTCTCATCTACGTTGGTGTTTGGTTAGTTTAACTGAGTTGGATTCTTTATCATATGTCGAGCTGATGTTGAAACTTAAACAATTTAACCACTTTTTTCCAGGGCGGGCTCTTCTGCTCTCGCTACAAGCTTCCTAGTCCCGCTCCTCAGATGGTCTTCTCTAGAGTACTATAGAGTACTAGAGAGATATTTATCTTAGTTTGCCTAGAGATATTATCTTGTATCTCGAATTTGAGTATTCTTATGAACCATAACCAAAACTAAGGTCACCAAACCTCACAATTCAAAAAACATAGTATAAattatcttaaaaaaaaatccacacAAGTAAGTCATGAGCCAAGAAGTTGGGATTATTtggatttgaaaataaaattagacGAACTTAGTAAGCTGTTCTAATTCCCGCCAAACAaactaataatttataatttatatttaataaataataaaaaaacagatATAAAATACAGACACTAGTCTCATTTCTCATTCTCATTCACTTCACCATTTCTGCAATCACAACTTGCGAAACCCTAACCCGATAATCCATGGCGTCCAACTCCAAAACACGCTCTTCCTCCCCCTCCGCAGCCGTCTTCAAACCTGGAACCTTAGTTGAAGTCAGCTCCGATGACGACGGATTTCGAGGTTCATGGTTTACCGGCCAGATCGTCCGTCGTCTCGTCGGTGACAAGTTCACGGTCGAGTATGATAACTTAATGGCGGATGAGGATGGCACAAAGCGCCTTAAAGAATCAATTAGGCTTCGCCAGCTCCGCCCAATTCCCCCTAAGGAGTTCACCCGGGAATTCAAATTCGGTGATGAAGTTGACGCCTATCACAACGATGGATGGTGGGAGGGTCACGTCACCGGAGTATTAGAGGATGGTAGAAAGACAGTGTACTTCAGAGTCTCGAGGGAGCAGCTGGAGTTTTCCGACGAGGAACTCAGGCTCCACCGTGAGTGGGTTGATGGAGGTTGGATCCCACCATTTCCACAACAGGTGTGCTTTGATTTCCATTGTTTATTGCTTTTAGGTTGAATTCTAGGGTTGCATTGTTATTGCATGTCTTAGGATGTTAatgttaattaattaacttaattttatttcaattaaatattGTGAGTGCCGACGTtgtttgttaattattaatactATAGGATGATAGTGAAATCAAGAAAAAGGTTAGGGTGAAGGCTGCTGAAACTGTGACTGGAGACAATGCTGGTTTTAAGTTTAAGGAAGGGGAATTGGTTGAGGTATGCAGTGACGAAGATGGTTTCAAAGGGGCTTGGTTTAGTGCAACCGTTGTCGAGCCTAAGGGAGAAGGGAAGTTTGTTATTGAGTATGAGAGCCTGCTCGATGatgattcaaagcttttgagaGAGGAGATCAGTCTCCTGCAAATTAGGCCTTGTCCACcaaaaactgatgatgttgatcaGTTTAAGTTTCTTGATGAAGTTGATGCATATTACAATGACGGTTGGTGGGTTGGGGTTGTTTCTAAAGTTCTTGGGGACTCCAAATATATTGTTTATTTCAGGAACTCCAATGAAGAACTGGAGTTTGAACATTCCCAGTTGAGGCTACATCAGGACTGGGTGGATAACAAATGGTTAATGGCTTCTAAGGTATGATTGCATGTTTGTTCTTTTGAATATGCAAGCTGACACTTTCGTTTAACAGTAGTCCTGAGTTAATCTGCATATCGGAATGCTATCAAAACAATTTGTTGCCTGGTGAGAATTGACTTTAGTGCTGTGTCAATAGACCATTTTAAAGAGGAATTCTAGTATTCCTCTAGATTAGCTGAAGCATGTGTTTGCTGCAAAAAAATCTTATTTAAACTAACTCAATCTTTTGGTCTATTGAATTTCATCCCTGATGGAATCCTGATTAAAAGCATGATGTTTTGAAACTTGTGGCTTGTCAGTATGAGGATGAGTCCTCCAGTAGATGTTTTTAAGTTGATTGCTTCTCAGGAAAATAGTTTACATTTAATAACACGATAAGATGATTATTGACTCAAATTCAACTCTGTGATTATTAGGGGGTAGCATGTTTGCCTCTTTTGTCACTTGCTTTTATGGTCTAAATGTCTAGAATCTGGATTATCAATGTTTATCTTTGACAGTACTTAACCAAACCTGCCCTGCGTTTCTTATGGTTGGCTTTAAATTGCACATTCCCTTCAGAGAATGATGTTGTAGGTTGAGATGGGTGTATTGAGCGAGTCTACTATTGGACGAGATCATCAATATGAATTAATTGACAgcataaaatcatattttatataTCGTGTATCAGGCTGAAACATATAACTATTATTTAGCACAAAGTCACTCTTAATGTTTGGGTTTATGCCTGTCTCTAAAACTGTAACTATATCCCCTATCTAGTCTAACCTCATTATCAATACTTTACAGTCTTTCCTTTCTCCATACATATCCACACCACCTAAGTAGATATTCTATGATCTCTATTACAAGAGTTATCATCCCAAATTCCTCTTTACTAATTCTATCTTTTTTCATTTAAGCACTCATTCAGTCCTCCTATCTGTTGGCTCTTTACTACTCAATATATAGTTCTTTCTTGTTTTTGAATTATACAACACTGTGGGTCTTTTGAAGCTGTGATTGTGTAACTTGTTTTCTTTTAAGCTTAAGAAGAATTTTGATATCATATAACACACCCAAAGCATTCCTTTATTTCATCCATACTATTTGGATCCTATGATTGACACATGCTTTTATTTCACTTTAACTGTATGATCGGCTCAATGGGTAAGATTCGTTGAATAAAATCTTCTCCCAATTTTACCTTTGCAATTTAGATTAGTTCGATAGACTTGGCTTGCATTTGCATAATAATTTGGTTTACTTATACGTGGAAGTCATGTACTTCCAGGCTTATTACCATA encodes:
- the LOC131615783 gene encoding protein AGENET DOMAIN (AGD)-CONTAINING P1-like, which gives rise to MASNSKTRSSSPSAAVFKPGTLVEVSSDDDGFRGSWFTGQIVRRLVGDKFTVEYDNLMADEDGTKRLKESIRLRQLRPIPPKEFTREFKFGDEVDAYHNDGWWEGHVTGVLEDGRKTVYFRVSREQLEFSDEELRLHREWVDGGWIPPFPQQDDSEIKKKVRVKAAETVTGDNAGFKFKEGELVEVCSDEDGFKGAWFSATVVEPKGEGKFVIEYESLLDDDSKLLREEISLLQIRPCPPKTDDVDQFKFLDEVDAYYNDGWWVGVVSKVLGDSKYIVYFRNSNEELEFEHSQLRLHQDWVDNKWLMASKALKF
- the LOC131615773 gene encoding putative pentatricopeptide repeat-containing protein At1g56570, producing MIMASCRKLLSSTDFRPLPSSLLNSLRYIQFDTPFNPKDSKGLTTDLIKSYFDKGSIEEAHSLFDEMPQRDVIAWTVMITGYTSCNHPKRAWNMFSNMLRDGVKPNAFTVSAVLKACKSLKALLCGELVHGLAIKIGTRGSSIYVDNALMDMYATCCDNMDNALHVFEDIIIKNDVTWTTLITGYTHRRDSFGGLRVFRQMFMEGGELSPFSFSIAVSACASIGSSNLGKQVHAAVINHGFESNLPVMNSILDMYCRCRCASEAKQVFSEMTQKDTITWNTLIAGFQTLDSKESLCIFSQMVSEGVSPNCFTFTSVIAACANLAILYCGQQLHGGIFHRGLDNNLELSNALIDMYAKCGNVEDSYKIFSGMPRTNLVSWTSMMIGYGAHGHGNEAVELFNKMVRSGIKPDKIVFMAVLSACSHAGLVDEGLRYFKLMTSYYNVVPDQEIYACVVDLLGRAGRVKEAYELIENMPFTPDESIWVALLGACKKHNQPSMVKLAALKVLDMKPNKAGTYVLLSNIYAAEGNWDDFASLRKLMKSTISKKEAGRSWIELKNQVYSFSVGDRLVFSNEEVCEVLELLVKHMKQVGYVLDLYCFVHDLEDET